One stretch of Corallococcus exiguus DNA includes these proteins:
- a CDS encoding ADYC domain-containing protein has product MVKTWRRALLGAVMLTAAGASAEPPPSNSAQGTQLHGTGRFESINIPLATVEVPEPPAGVTCAPAKALTLNGRVITAQGCSGGNPPVAARFLEGPSLVNTTFQAPFEGRTVKLVIAEARCHEDITPPTAECTPENLYAGKARWEYRVTASTEDKRPEPLCPTGSGFAIPVPHAWSAGGDLIRNPDYFTFACAPKNEGSASQPFFVGGGVIAKCVDWGYPPWATEYPEGQALAYHQLCTRMARADYCGEGRSNTLDGTPISFRGPQAAVAMSPGGRLPKTVGTEGYALEAIWEMSDCGEVRPLCLGKARWDTLSLEATCVNRAVMQPSRMVRSCEDFNVANMGTATMLVSYSLFIDRALVGFKSGETGYLTTTAVTVDLQEHPGGADVSGYSPDLDGNGVADASSYGALRMEGPLLTPKLPANIRKRMGTLIKPLYRCANTHGRYLLTDTATCDGASGYSLKMVNGDQGIEGFLYSAVDSDSPGQRRPLKLWKHAQLVGVFATSTQAPAGFVHVRDLGFLPAVGQLPGRDL; this is encoded by the coding sequence ATGGTGAAGACCTGGAGGCGCGCGTTGTTGGGCGCGGTGATGTTGACGGCCGCGGGCGCGAGCGCGGAGCCGCCGCCCAGCAACAGCGCGCAGGGCACGCAACTGCACGGCACGGGGCGCTTCGAATCCATCAACATCCCGCTGGCGACCGTGGAGGTGCCAGAGCCCCCCGCTGGCGTGACGTGCGCGCCGGCCAAGGCGTTGACGTTGAACGGCCGGGTCATCACGGCGCAGGGCTGCTCGGGCGGAAATCCTCCCGTGGCGGCGCGGTTCCTGGAGGGACCGTCGCTGGTGAACACGACGTTCCAGGCGCCGTTCGAGGGCCGCACGGTGAAGCTCGTCATCGCGGAGGCCCGCTGTCACGAGGACATCACGCCGCCCACGGCGGAGTGCACTCCTGAAAACCTCTACGCGGGCAAGGCGCGCTGGGAGTACCGCGTGACGGCGTCCACGGAGGACAAGCGGCCCGAGCCGCTGTGTCCCACCGGCAGCGGCTTCGCGATTCCCGTGCCCCACGCCTGGTCCGCGGGCGGCGACCTGATCCGCAACCCGGACTACTTCACCTTCGCGTGCGCGCCGAAGAACGAGGGCTCCGCGTCCCAGCCGTTCTTCGTGGGAGGCGGCGTCATCGCCAAGTGCGTCGACTGGGGATATCCGCCCTGGGCCACGGAGTACCCGGAGGGCCAGGCGCTCGCGTACCACCAGCTGTGCACACGCATGGCCCGGGCGGACTACTGCGGCGAGGGCCGCAGCAACACGCTGGACGGGACGCCCATCTCCTTCCGGGGGCCGCAGGCCGCGGTGGCGATGAGCCCCGGCGGACGCCTGCCCAAGACGGTGGGCACCGAGGGCTACGCGCTGGAAGCCATCTGGGAGATGAGCGATTGCGGCGAGGTCCGTCCCCTGTGTCTGGGCAAGGCGCGCTGGGACACGCTGTCACTGGAGGCCACGTGCGTGAACCGCGCGGTCATGCAGCCCAGCCGGATGGTGCGGTCCTGCGAGGACTTCAACGTGGCGAACATGGGCACGGCCACGATGCTCGTGTCCTACTCGCTCTTCATCGACCGGGCGCTGGTGGGATTCAAGAGCGGGGAGACGGGCTACCTGACGACGACCGCGGTGACGGTGGACCTCCAGGAGCATCCCGGTGGCGCGGACGTGTCCGGGTACTCCCCGGACCTGGATGGCAACGGGGTGGCGGATGCGTCGTCGTACGGCGCGCTGCGCATGGAGGGGCCCCTGCTCACCCCGAAGCTGCCCGCGAACATCCGCAAGCGCATGGGGACCCTCATCAAGCCGCTGTACCGCTGCGCCAACACCCATGGGCGCTACCTGCTGACCGACACGGCCACGTGTGACGGCGCCTCCGGCTACTCGCTCAAGATGGTGAACGGGGACCAGGGCATCGAGGGCTTCCTGTACAGCGCCGTGGACAGCGACAGCCCGGGGCAGCGGCGGCCACTGAAGCTGTGGAAGCACGCGCAGCTGGTGGGCGTCTTCGCCACGTCCACGCAGGCCCCGGCCGGGTTCGTCCACGTCCGGGACCTGGGCTTCCTGCCCGCGGTGGGCCAGCTGCCGGGCCGCGACCTCTGA